The DNA region GAGGACGCCACCCTCTGCCAGTGGGTCGTCGCCGCCAAGGCAGCCGTCATCAAGGACAACTCCGTGAACGGCTACACGGTCAGGAGCGTGCCGCCCGACGCGGTCACCTCCTCCGGCTCCGGCCTGGACCCGGACATCTCCCCGGCGTACGCCGACATCCAGGTCCACCGGATCGCCGAGAAGAACGGGCTGTCCGTCGACCGGGTCCAGAAGCTGGTCGACGACCACACCGACGGCCGGACGCTCGGCTTCATCGGAGAGCCCACGGTCAACGTCCTCCAACTCAACGTCGCGCTCAAGGAACTTGTGGCGAAGAGCTGATGGCCTTACGCGCACCATGCGGGAGTCGGCGGTCGGGGTGACACCTTGAATCGTCAACTCCCGTGGCCATGAAGCGTGTTCCGCACGACCTCGGCCCTCCGTGCAACAGGAAAGGCGTACACCGATGACCCGGGTACTGGTGGTGGAGGACGACCCTCAGCTCGTCCGGGCCCTGGTGATCAACCTTCAGGCCCGCAAGTACGGAGTGGACCCGGCACCCGACGGTGCCACCGCGCTCCGCCTCGCCGCCGTGCGCCGGCCCGATGTGGTCGTTCTCGACCTGGGCCTGCCGGACATGGACGGTGTGGACGTCATCAAGGCCCTGCGTGGCTGGACCCGTGTACCGATCCTGGTGCTCTCCGCCCGCAGGGCCTCCGACGAGAAGGTGGCGGCGCTCGACGCTGGCGCCGACGACTACGTCACCAAGCCGTTCAGCATGGACGAACTGCTGGCCCGGCTGCGGGCCGCCGTCCGCCGTACCGAGACCGCACCGCTCACCCAGGAGACCGCCATGGTCACGACGGGCGACTTCACCATCGACCTGCTGGCCAAGAAGGCCACCCGGGCCGGACACGACATACGCCTCACGCCGACCGAATGGCATCTGCTGGAGATCCTGGTCACCAGCCCCGGGCGTCTCATCACGCAGAAGCACCTGCTCCAGGAGGTGTGGGGCGTCTCCCAGAGCAACAAGACCAACTATCTCCGGGTCTACATGGCGCAACTGCGCCGCAAGTTGGAGACGGACCCCTCCCACCCCCGCCACCTCATCACGGAACCCGGCATGGGATACCGCTTCGAAGGCTGACACAGGGCCTCGGACACCGACGCCCCTGGCACACCACCCCGCCTCGACACTGCGTGGTCGTGTTCGTGGAGCACCACAACCGGCCGCGTACGGAAGTGATGCTGCACGGCCTGGAGCAGATACCCCGCAAGGAACTGGAGTACCGGAGCACGGTCTTCACCGAGATGGACGTGGACGCGGTGCTCGCCCGGCAGCCGCCGGTGGCTCTCGTCGACGAGCTGCGCGACACCAACACCCCCGGCTCGCGCAACACCAAGCGCTGGCAGGACGTCGAGGAACTCCTCGCCGCAGGCGTCGACGTGATCACGACGGTCAACATCCCCGCAGGCGCTGCGCCGCCGGATGGCCCACGGCAACATCTACAAGCCGGACAAGGTCGATGCGGCCCTCTCCAACTATTTCCGCCCCGGCAACCTGACCGCCCTGCGCGAGCTGGCGCTGCTGTGGGTGGCGGACCGGGTGGACGAGTACCTGCATCCCGAGACCCTGCCGATGGTCGCCGTCGACCCCGGCCTGCTGGAACGGTCGGTCGCCAGCCTGGTCGAGAACGCGGTGAAGTACAGCCCCGCCGAGGAGCGGTTCCGGCGCGGCACCCTCACCACCGAGGACACCCCGGCGGCGGCCTCACCATGGTCCTCACCCTCCCGGCCGCGCCCGTCGCCCACCCGAGCCGCCCCGGCCTCCCGGCGACCGCCACCTCCTGGTGCTCCGGCCAGGGGGTCGGAATGTCTATGAGGTGGCGGTGCCCAGGCCGGGACGGGAGCCTGCCGTTGCTGTGGCCTGAAGGCTGCGAGGGCTGACGCCGGACAGGTCGTGGGCGGTCATGCTGTTGCGATCGGCGACCGCGCGGCCCAGGGCGTGGTGCGGCCACAGACCCCCGGCCACGCGGCGGCTGCGCTCGCCCCATTCACGGGCCGCGGCGCCGCTGGTCTTGTAGTGGTTGAGGGCGTAGCCGCCGGAGTGGATCCGGAGCAGGCAGAAGCCGCCTGGATAGTCCTTGGCGGCGCTGACCTCCTGCAGTGTGACGTGCGGCGCCTGCGGCAGGAGGGTGCGCTTGTTACGGTGGGTGTGGCCCGCGTGGTGGAGGAAGACACCGGGTGCGGAGGCGTAGGCGTCGAGGATGGAGCGGGCCTGGCGGCGGCCGAGGCGCTGCCCACCGCTCACGGGGAAGAGGGAGTCCCGTACGGTCAGCGGATGGTGGCCGAACACGACGGTGGGCTGGTCGCCGCGCTCCTTCAACCGGGCCCGGAACCAGGACAGTTGCTCGTCACCGAGCCCGCCGGCGTCGGCGCCGTTGCCGTCCTTCTCGTACGTGTCGAGCCCGATGATCCGCAGTCCGCCGAGGTCGCGGGCGAAGTACGCGGGCCCCGCTCCGCCGAGGAATCCCTCGCGGAAGGCGTCGCCGGCGTCGCGGTGACGGGGCCGGTCGTGGTTTCCGCGTACGACGAAGTAGTCCTGTCCGTGGCTGCCGAAGCCGTCGAGGATCCGTTTGGCCTCCGCCAGGTCCCGAGGCGCGCCGCCGGCCGAGATGTCCCCCGCGGCCAGCAGCAGATCCGCTCCGCGCCGCCGGGCCTCCTCGACCAGGGCCCGGCTCATGATCTCCGGATACGGCGCGAGTCCCGGCTCCTGCGCCACGCCGCGCAGCAGGGGCAGGCCGGCCATCAGACCGGCGGTCGTCTCCCCGATGTGGAAGTCGTTGCAGAGCGCTATCGACAGCAGATGCCGCCCCGGCGGGGGCTGCGGTGTGGTGAAGGAGTACGGACCCCTGCTCGAACCGAGCCCGTAGCGGTTGGTGCCGACGGCGTTGCCGCGGATGAGGTGCAGCGGCGTGGGTGTGGCGGCCTTGCCCCGCGAGCGTGCCTGGTAGTAGTACGTCTGCCCGGGCTCCAGGTCCGTGAGCTCGACATGGTGGTGCGCCGTGGGCCGGCCCTCCGACGCGGTGCGGTCCAGCCGGGAGGGGTGAGTGCCGTAGACGACCTCACCCTCCGTGACGGCGGGCAGCATGTGGCCCAGCCCGTCGTTGGTGCCGGGCACCCCGGTGTACCAGGTGATGATGGCGCGGTCCTCGGTCAGGGTGACCAGTTCCAGATGAACGGCGGCCAAGGCGTCGGGGTGATGGGCGTGGCTCTTTCGTCCGGGCCCGTGGAGGGCCCCGGCGGCGGCACGCAGCAGCGTGGGGGCGAGGAGGGCGCCGGATCGCAGGACTTCACAGGGAGAGGGCAGGGCCGACATGGCCGCGAGGGGAGCGGAGAAGCAGCAGCGCATGACTGAGTATGTGCCCGCGCGCAGTGAACGCCAGTGGGGATACCGAATGCGGCGCCCGGTATGGAATGGGACACCGTTGACCGATCATGGACATACTTGATCTTTCCTCGAGACTGCGCATTCGGGTCCGCAGGCCCAACAGGGTTGTACCGCAAGGGGTTTGGCGGGAGCCTGATGGTGCGTCAGTGGCGACGGGTCGAAGCGGTGCACCGGCCGGCGAAGCGCTCATATCCCCCGGACGTGTTCTTCGCCACCTCCGGCGTGACTAGGCTTTCCATGTTCAGATCTTCCGCCATTGTCACGCTCCGCTTTCCCTTCACGCCTCAGGGTCAACGGGCCGCCAGGGGCTGCTGATCGTTCGTACCCCTGCACGGCGGGGCACATCAACCGCGTACCGTGGAGTCATCAAGACCGGAGGTCACGCACATGTCCGCGCTACCGCACGAGCCGAGCCCACAGGCCGATTCGGACCCGTACCAGCTTGAATCGGACCCGTACGAGCTTGAATACGTCGAGGGCCCCCAGACGCTCGCCGAGTTGCGCGCCGCGCTCGAGGTGATCAACCCCGACGTGCTGACCGCTTTCAACGCCCGGCTCGATTCCGCGAGGTTCGGTGCGGAGCAGGCCGAGGTCATCGCCAAGGCCCGTCGCGCCGTGGCGTTCTCGAAGCGTGCCGAGGTGGAGGCGGCTGCGGCTGCCGCCGCGGAAGAGGCCGCCGCGGAGCCGCCGGTCGAGGATCTGTGGTCCCACCTGGACGTGCGCGACAGCGCTTCGTGACCCACTTTCCGTCACGGCTTGCGGCACGGATCGATCCCGTGATGGGAGTTCACGCTGCAAGTCCGCGGCCCTTGCTCGTTGCAGGGGGCTCTGGCCAAGGGTTCACCTCGGAATTCCCAAGAACAACTCAACACTTGATCATGGTTCATCAACGCTCGTCCATGATTCGGCAACCCGAACGGAGGGGTGTCGGGTCGGACGTACGTTCCCGTTCGTGATCTCTGACCCAGCACCCCACAGAGCTGTCCGCCCGTCGCGGACGGCATCCGTCGCCCCGTTCTCCGGCGCGACACTCCCTGCCCGGCGCTCCCTCCTCCGCGCCGCGCTCACCGGGACCGCGGTCCTCGGCGCCGGTCTGGCCGTCGGCGCCGCACCTGCGGCCGCCGCGCCCCCCACCGCCGCCGCGCGCAAGCGGCCCACCACCGCCGAGGAGGCCCTGCGTGAGCTGGCGTCGGGCAACCGCCGCTGGAGCACCTTCCGCGAGCGGCATCCCGACGAGTCTCCCGCCGTCCGGCAGTCGTTGACGACCGCTCAGCACCCTTTCGCGCTCGTGCTCGGCTGCATCGACTCCCGGGTGCCTCCGGAACTGGTCTTCGACCAGGGTCTCGGTGATCTGATGACCGTACGCAGTGCGGGCCAGGTCCTCGACGAGGCCGTGCTCGGCAGCCTCGCGTACGGGGTGCTCGAACTGGGGATCCCGCTGCTCATGGTGCTCGGCCACCAGTCGTGCGGGGCAGTGAAGGCCACGGTCCAGGCGGACGAGTCGGGCGAGGAACTGCCCGCCCACATCCAGTACCTGGCCGACCGGATCAGCCCGGCCATCGATCGCAGCAAGGAGGGCGACGCCCGCATAGACGCGACGATCGACGCCAACATACGGCTCATCCGGTCACAGCTCGCGGCGGAGCCCGACCTCGCCGCCAAGGTGGACTCGGGCGCGCTGGCCATCGTCGGCGCCCGCTACGAACTGACCACCCAGCGGGTACGCCGCATCGGCTGAACCTCGTACACACGGGAGGAGCCGCGGCGGACAGCCGCCGCGGCTCCTCCCGTGTGAAGGTCAGCGGGCGGTGCCGAGCCAGGGCAACGGATCCATGTACTGCCCGTCGAGGAGGACCTCGAAGTGCAGATGGGGTCCCGTGGACAGGCCGGTGGAGCCGACGAGCCCGACCGGGGAGCCGGCGGTCACGGTCTGGCCCGCGGTGACCTGGAGGGCCGACAGGTGACTGTAGGTCGTCTGCAGCCGCTTGCCGTCGATCGCGCCGTGGTCGATCACCACACGGATGCCGTACGCCGTGGTGGTACCCGCGAACTCGATCCGGCCGTCACGTGCGGCGGACACCTGTGCACCCTGAGGTGCGCCGAAGTCCACTCCCGTGTGGAGCTTGGTGACCCCGGTCAACGGATGTGTACGTGACCCGAAGGACGAGGTGACCGTCAGTGTGCTGACGGGAGGTGTCAGCACCGCGGTGGCGTTCTGGCCGCCGTTCTGGTCGGGGGTTCGACGGACGAGCGCGTCGTACCGCGGAAGCCGATCCTTGACCTGGTCGAGGAACGTACGTGCGTCGGCGGGCACGCGGCCCGCCCGCTTCACCGTGTCCGTCCCGACCGTGTACGCGGCGAGAGTGAGGTCCACGAGGCTGCCGCTGACGGTTCCCTCGGTCCTCAGATCGGTCACCTTCTCGGCGAGAGCGCAGTCCTGCCGGCCGAGGGCCATGATGGCGTCCTCCCGATCGTGCGGTGAGGAACGGCCGTTGGCGTTGTCGTCCCGGCCCCAGGTCCGCCATTGGGCGTCCGTGAAACCTGCGATCCCCTGCTGCGACAGGCTGGCGCTGTCGTTGCTCCACCCGGAGAGCTGATCGATCTGAGCGGCGAGGAGGGAGGGGGTGACGACCGTGCAGGCGTCGGCCGCCTTGCGCAGCCAAGGAACGTAGGAGGCGTCGACGTTGCCGACGGACGTCTGTGCCGGATCCGGTCCCTGGGACTGGTCGGGGGAGAGTCCGCCGTTCAGGGCCAGGTATCCCGACACCCCGATCAGCGCCAACAGACTGGGCGCCACGATCAGGGCGAAGGGGCCGGGACCGCGGCGACGCGGTCGTTGTTCCTCGTCCGCGGTCGGCGTCGCCGACGGATGTTCATGCCGCGGCGGTTCATCGGTGACGTCCTCGGGGGTGACGTCCTCGGGCGCCGCGGCATCCGCCGAACCGTCCGGCCCGGCATGATTTGCCGACTCCGTATGTGTGCCGTGCCGACTCAACGCCCCTTCGGCACCGGCTCGTTCGTCCGTGCCCGCCGCCTCGTGGACGGATGCCGCGCCTTCCCTCTCCACGGTCACGTGCCGGGCCGGCTGCACGGGGGTGGTGCGGCTGGGAGTGGTGTCGGCGGGATGTTCAGGCTCACGCTCGAACGCTAGTTGCCCCCTGTCCGGACGTCACCGGTCATCGAGGCACAGCGGCCTGCCCGAAGGGGCAGCTTCGATGGTCGGCGGCATACGCGGCAGACCATGCGGCAGGGGAGGGGGCGGCGGTGGCCCGGCCGGGTGGTGGGGGTTCTCCGGTCGGGGCCGGGTGGCGCGTTCCGTGGACCGGATGCTCACGACTTCGACGGTGTCGACTCGTCGGACCGCTCGTTGTTGCCGCTGTGCTGCTGACGTTCGGCGCGCTGCTGGATGAGTTCCTCGACGGCGCTGGGCAGGGTCGTCTCGAAGTCGATCAGCTTCGCCCACGTCGGTGTCATCACGATGCGGACCATGCCGTCGTAGAGCGAGCGGACCTCGGCCTCCCACTCGATGCGTTGCTCGGCCGTCATGGTGTAGGAGCCGTTCATCTCGAGGTACTCCTCGGGAATGCCGTCGACCTCGTCGAGTTCAACGGTGCCGCGGACGAGCAGGATCTTGGGCGGGTGCACCTCGGTGTCGATTGTGATGGCGACGGCCGGGTTGTGACGGAGCGACGCCAGCTTCGGGGCGTTCTTCGACGTGCACATCACCGCCTCCTTGCCGTTCCAGGCGAAGGCGATCGGGATGTTCCGCGGTGTCCCGTCCTTGGCCACGTAGGCCAGACGGCACAGGTCACGGGCCAGCAGCTCCTGGCTCAGCGGGCGACTGAGGATCTCGGTGATCCGGTCGTTCGTCATGGCGGGCCTCCCGGGGACCGTGCGGCCACGGTGGCCGCCTCTGCCCCTGGGACGGAACCGTCACCCCGTTCTCGACATCCACACCGAACCCTTTTCGCGTGACCCGACGGACACTCTGAGCCACCAGGTTCGTCGCCATCCAGGGCCGAGCGGGGACACCACTCCCTGACCGCCGCCCCCGGCACACCCGATCACCCAGTGGCCCAGCGCCACCGACCTCGCCCCGGCGACGGGCAGGAGTCCGTCGAGACCAGGGTCAAGCCCGCGACGACCATCACCGCGACCGTGACGGCCACTCCCGAGCCCGCGCCGACGGTCACCGAGACCGTCAAAGCCAAGACGCAGCCCCGCCCCACGGTCACCGTCACCAAGACGGCAGCGGCCGCGGCCGCAGACAGTGACAGCGGTAGTGGTGGCGGTGGCCAGGACAGCGTCGGTACATGCTCGATCGTCTCCAACTCGGGGAACTGCTACTCGGCGGGACAGTTCTGCCGGAACAGCGACCACGGGGCGACGACCACCACCGCCGCCGGTACGAAGATCAAGTGCGCGTACAAGGCGAACGCGTGGCGCTGGACCTCCATCTGACGGGGCAGGGCCCCACCCCCCCACAAACTCACGCTTGCCGCCCGGCTCCCGGGTCTGGGACGATCGCTCACCCCGCGCCCGCAACAGGTCGCGGCAGCCAAGGAGGTCCGGTGCACAGACGCTGGCTGTTCATCGCGGCGGCCGGGGCGCTCATCGTCGCCTCCTTGATCGTGGGACTCCTCGTCGACCACAAGGGCGACACAGGGGACGCAGAGGCCAAGCCCGCCGCCGGCACCCAGGCGGACGTCCCGCCCGCGACGGTGTCTCCGACCGCGTCCGCAAGCGCGACCGAAGCATCGGCAACGCCGTCGGCCAAGCGCACGCCGCGGAAGGAGTCCGCCCGCGCGACCGCCCCGTCGGCGAAGCCCTCGGCCGCGGACACCCCGCGCACCGGGTCCGCCGCCGCGCCGTTGGCGGGACGCATACGGCCCGGTGCCACGTACCGAGGCGTCGCCACGTTCTACGACTCGGACGGTACGGGCGCCTGCATGTACGACGCGAGCGGCGACGTCATGACCGGGGCGATGAACAGCACCGACTACGAAACCGCCAAGGCATGCGGGGCGTACGTACTCGTCCGCGCGGCCAACGGCGCCTCTGTCACGGTGCGCATCACCAACGAGTGCCCGGGGGACTGCGCACCCGGTCAGATCGACCTCAGTGCCGAGGCCTTCGCCAGACTCGCACAGCCCTCGGCCGGCAAGATTCCGATCACCTGGACGCTGTCGAGCCCAAGTGCCGCCGACACGGTCTCGATCCGGTACAAGACCGGGTCCACCCGTTACTGGTGCGGCATCCAGGTCATCGGTCACCGCAATCCGCTGGCCCGGCTCGAAGTACGTGCCGGCAGTGGCTGGCGTCAGCTGTCGCGCACCGAATACAACTACTTCATCTCCGACGACGGCAGCGGGTGCGGCG from Streptomyces sp. NBC_00258 includes:
- a CDS encoding response regulator; translated protein: MTRVLVVEDDPQLVRALVINLQARKYGVDPAPDGATALRLAAVRRPDVVVLDLGLPDMDGVDVIKALRGWTRVPILVLSARRASDEKVAALDAGADDYVTKPFSMDELLARLRAAVRRTETAPLTQETAMVTTGDFTIDLLAKKATRAGHDIRLTPTEWHLLEILVTSPGRLITQKHLLQEVWGVSQSNKTNYLRVYMAQLRRKLETDPSHPRHLITEPGMGYRFEG
- a CDS encoding purple acid phosphatase family protein, whose translation is MRCCFSAPLAAMSALPSPCEVLRSGALLAPTLLRAAAGALHGPGRKSHAHHPDALAAVHLELVTLTEDRAIITWYTGVPGTNDGLGHMLPAVTEGEVVYGTHPSRLDRTASEGRPTAHHHVELTDLEPGQTYYYQARSRGKAATPTPLHLIRGNAVGTNRYGLGSSRGPYSFTTPQPPPGRHLLSIALCNDFHIGETTAGLMAGLPLLRGVAQEPGLAPYPEIMSRALVEEARRRGADLLLAAGDISAGGAPRDLAEAKRILDGFGSHGQDYFVVRGNHDRPRHRDAGDAFREGFLGGAGPAYFARDLGGLRIIGLDTYEKDGNGADAGGLGDEQLSWFRARLKERGDQPTVVFGHHPLTVRDSLFPVSGGQRLGRRQARSILDAYASAPGVFLHHAGHTHRNKRTLLPQAPHVTLQEVSAAKDYPGGFCLLRIHSGGYALNHYKTSGAAAREWGERSRRVAGGLWPHHALGRAVADRNSMTAHDLSGVSPRSLQATATAGSRPGLGTATS
- a CDS encoding carbonic anhydrase, whose protein sequence is MISDPAPHRAVRPSRTASVAPFSGATLPARRSLLRAALTGTAVLGAGLAVGAAPAAAAPPTAAARKRPTTAEEALRELASGNRRWSTFRERHPDESPAVRQSLTTAQHPFALVLGCIDSRVPPELVFDQGLGDLMTVRSAGQVLDEAVLGSLAYGVLELGIPLLMVLGHQSCGAVKATVQADESGEELPAHIQYLADRISPAIDRSKEGDARIDATIDANIRLIRSQLAAEPDLAAKVDSGALAIVGARYELTTQRVRRIG
- a CDS encoding M23 family metallopeptidase, with amino-acid sequence MTVEREGAASVHEAAGTDERAGAEGALSRHGTHTESANHAGPDGSADAAAPEDVTPEDVTDEPPRHEHPSATPTADEEQRPRRRGPGPFALIVAPSLLALIGVSGYLALNGGLSPDQSQGPDPAQTSVGNVDASYVPWLRKAADACTVVTPSLLAAQIDQLSGWSNDSASLSQQGIAGFTDAQWRTWGRDDNANGRSSPHDREDAIMALGRQDCALAEKVTDLRTEGTVSGSLVDLTLAAYTVGTDTVKRAGRVPADARTFLDQVKDRLPRYDALVRRTPDQNGGQNATAVLTPPVSTLTVTSSFGSRTHPLTGVTKLHTGVDFGAPQGAQVSAARDGRIEFAGTTTAYGIRVVIDHGAIDGKRLQTTYSHLSALQVTAGQTVTAGSPVGLVGSTGLSTGPHLHFEVLLDGQYMDPLPWLGTAR
- a CDS encoding pyridoxamine 5'-phosphate oxidase family protein, with the translated sequence MTNDRITEILSRPLSQELLARDLCRLAYVAKDGTPRNIPIAFAWNGKEAVMCTSKNAPKLASLRHNPAVAITIDTEVHPPKILLVRGTVELDEVDGIPEEYLEMNGSYTMTAEQRIEWEAEVRSLYDGMVRIVMTPTWAKLIDFETTLPSAVEELIQQRAERQQHSGNNERSDESTPSKS
- a CDS encoding expansin EXLX1 family cellulose-binding protein; its protein translation is MHRRWLFIAAAGALIVASLIVGLLVDHKGDTGDAEAKPAAGTQADVPPATVSPTASASATEASATPSAKRTPRKESARATAPSAKPSAADTPRTGSAAAPLAGRIRPGATYRGVATFYDSDGTGACMYDASGDVMTGAMNSTDYETAKACGAYVLVRAANGASVTVRITNECPGDCAPGQIDLSAEAFARLAQPSAGKIPITWTLSSPSAADTVSIRYKTGSTRYWCGIQVIGHRNPLARLEVRAGSGWRQLSRTEYNYFISDDGSGCGGAIRVTDIFGEQLTLNGVALTANAVQPTRVQFARR